A genomic window from Myotis daubentonii chromosome 4, mMyoDau2.1, whole genome shotgun sequence includes:
- the LOC132232564 gene encoding mastin-like, translated as MVPMVGNRVCNQRYQNSSTNTGQIIRDDMLCAGSEGQDSCQGIGTQKLHAVARVEMITESCLSPQGDSGGPGVQLGRHLGPGPTPKKGGFPLGQSGRRIKGLRGSRTEADRPGMMLWLLVLTLPCLGGSVPVTSDPGPGTELVGIVGGHDASNGAWPWQVGLWVFYARNSRWSLDCGGSLIHPQWVLTAAHCIPGRYPVTRHFKVQLGRLRPSYNDSVQVARIIRHPKYSLKEGVFGGADVALLKLEAPVQPSNLVRLISPPPGSSAFPPGTRCWVTGWGNIAFQEPLPPPETLQEVEVPIVADEICRQQYLRFGKVIQDDMLCAGSRGRGTCQGDSGGPLVCKWRGIWVQVGVVSWGYKCGLANFPTVYARVTSFLPWIRGHIHSSP; from the exons atggttcccaTGGTGGGGAACAGGGTCTGTAACCAGCGCTACCAGAACTCTTCCACCAACACTGGCCAGATCATCAGGGATGACATGCTGTGCGCTGGGAGTGAGGGCCAGGACTCCTGCCAG GGAATCGGGACTCAGAAGCTCCATGCAGTGGCCCGTGTGGAGATGATCACTGagtcctgcctctccccacaggGTGACTCCGGGGGCCCTGGTGTGCAGCTGGGAAGGCACCTGGGTCCAG gccccaccccaaagAAGGGAGGCTTCCCCTTGGGCCAGTCTGGCAGGAGGATAAAGGGGCTCAGAGGGTCCAGGACAGAGGCAGACAGACCTGGCATG ATGCTGTGGCTGCTGGTCCTGACTCTCCCCTGTCTGGGGGGCTCCGTACCTGTGACCTCAG ATCCTGGCCCAGGGACTGAGCTGGTGGGCATCGTGGGGGGGCATGATGCTTCCAATGGGGCGTGGCCATGGCAGGTGGGCCTGTGGGTCTTCTATGCAAGAAATTCCAGGTGGAGTCTCGATTGTGGGGGCTCCCTcatccatccccagtgggtgctGACCGCTGCCCATTGCATTCCAGG GAGATACCCAGTGACTCGGCACTTTAAGGTCCAACTAGGACGACTGAGACCCTCATACAATGACAGTGTGCAGGTGGCCAGGATCATCCGCCACCCCAAGTACAGCCTTAAAGAGGGAGTATTCGGTGGAGCGGACGTGGCACTTCTCAAACTGGAGGCGCCCGTGCAACCATCTAACCTCGTTCGGTTGATCAGCCCCCCGCCAGGCTCCTCCGCATTCCCCCCAGGCACACGGTGCTGGGTGACTGGCTGGGGTAACATTGCTTTTCAAG AGCCGCTGCCACCGCCTGAAACTCTGCAGGAAGTGGAGGTCCCCATCGTGGCGGATGAGATCTGTCGGCAGCAATACCTCAGGTTCGGAAAGGTTATCCAGGACGACATgctgtgtgccgggagccggggcCGGGGCACCTGCCAG GGTGACTCTGGGGGCCCCTTGGTCTGTAAATGGAGGGGCATCTGGGTCCAGGTAGGCGTGGTGAGTTGGGGGTACAAGTGCGGTCTTGCCAACTTTCCGACAGTCTATGCCCGAGTGACATCCTTCTTGCCTTGGATCCGCGGTCATATTCATTCCTCTCCTTGA